The following proteins are co-located in the Thermus hydrothermalis genome:
- a CDS encoding zf-TFIIB domain-containing protein encodes MPLLLCPQCGVGMKEVERRGVLIDVCPQCGGVWLDRGELEKLLAEARAVERAYEEEREAYYRKEGKPYKKKKGFLEFFDLFD; translated from the coding sequence ATGCCCCTTCTCCTCTGCCCCCAGTGCGGCGTGGGCATGAAGGAGGTGGAGCGCCGGGGGGTGCTCATAGACGTCTGCCCCCAGTGCGGGGGGGTGTGGTTGGACCGGGGGGAGCTGGAAAAGCTCCTCGCCGAGGCCCGGGCGGTGGAGAGGGCCTACGAGGAGGAGCGGGAGGCCTACTACCGCAAGGAGGGCAAACCCTACAAGAAAAAGAAAGGCTTCTTGGAATTCTTTGACCTTTTTGACTGA
- a CDS encoding zinc metallopeptidase, with product MDLLAIALMAVVFVASLAIQGGLQATFARFSRVANARGLTGAQVARAILDAHGLTHVRVEPVPGALTDHYDPHAKAVRLSEPNYASPSLAALAVAAHEVGHAVQDAQGYAWLRVRASLWPAASLGSNLGPILVVLGLMVGALGLAKLGLYLYLAVAFFQLITLPVEFDASRRALDFLKRMGFLDAREMGPARQVLTWAALTYVAALASSLATILYYASLLMGRREE from the coding sequence ATGGACTTACTGGCGATCGCGCTCATGGCCGTGGTTTTCGTGGCTAGCCTGGCCATTCAAGGGGGTCTGCAGGCCACCTTCGCCCGCTTCAGCCGGGTGGCCAACGCCCGGGGGCTCACCGGGGCCCAGGTGGCCCGGGCCATCCTGGACGCACACGGGCTCACCCACGTGCGGGTGGAACCGGTGCCCGGGGCCTTGACGGACCACTATGACCCGCACGCCAAGGCGGTGCGGCTATCCGAGCCCAACTACGCTTCGCCAAGCCTCGCCGCTTTGGCGGTGGCGGCCCACGAGGTGGGGCATGCGGTGCAGGACGCCCAGGGCTACGCTTGGCTCAGGGTGCGGGCAAGCCTTTGGCCCGCGGCGAGCCTCGGGAGCAACCTGGGGCCCATCCTGGTGGTGCTCGGGCTCATGGTGGGGGCCTTGGGCTTGGCGAAGCTCGGGCTTTACCTCTACCTGGCGGTGGCCTTCTTCCAGCTCATCACCCTGCCCGTGGAGTTTGACGCCTCCCGGAGGGCCCTGGACTTCCTGAAGCGCATGGGCTTCCTGGACGCCCGGGAGATGGGCCCGGCGCGGCAGGTGCTCACCTGGGCGGCCCTGACCTACGTGGCGGCCCTGGCCAGCTCCCTGGCCACCATCCTCTACTACGCCAGCCTCCTCATGGGGCGGAGGGAGGAGTAG
- a CDS encoding nucleoside triphosphate pyrophosphohydrolase family protein: MTFDAYQEEAKKTALYPEAYRLLYPTLGLAGEAGELANKVKKVLRDHGGRLTPEIREALLQELGDVLWYVAQVATDLEVRLEAVAQANLEKLRSRKARGKLSGSGDNR; this comes from the coding sequence ATGACCTTTGACGCGTACCAGGAAGAGGCCAAGAAGACCGCCCTCTACCCCGAGGCCTACCGCCTCCTCTACCCCACCCTGGGCCTGGCGGGGGAGGCGGGGGAACTGGCCAACAAGGTGAAGAAGGTCCTCCGCGACCACGGGGGCAGGCTTACCCCCGAGATCCGGGAAGCCCTCTTGCAGGAGCTTGGGGACGTACTCTGGTACGTGGCCCAGGTGGCCACGGACCTGGAGGTGCGCCTCGAGGCGGTGGCCCAGGCCAACCTGGAGAAGCTCCGCTCCCGCAAGGCGCGTGGGAAGCTTTCGGGGTCTGGGGATAATCGCTAA
- a CDS encoding N-acetylmuramoyl-L-alanine amidase, whose translation MRLWALVLFAALAFAQAPKPLRVGGLTGEALYPGGRGVAYGPARLVAQGLGLALWQGEGRLALGLGSRQKVFPILDQEAQAVSRLAAWRRGGEVYVPLRPLAEALGLTYRAQEGILLDLPWAELQGVDQGHGRMVFRFSREVNARLQEGGVLFLLAKGEGAGLRQEPLGLFLPLSAPPDRLYYPGGGQVALEWGPLPRAKPLVLLDPGHGGEDRGVDLGGLPEKDLTLDLARRVAARLPGSRLTRTRDQSLPLEARMAQAQGAAVFLSLHAIRGSALNLYLPKERSLALAQNAESLLATAPAEERALLKTYAGDPRRLAAALERSFSTLGLVLARAEGPYALTDLPGAAVLLEVGVERLKNPQDREALAEAIARGIQAYLEE comes from the coding sequence ATGAGGCTTTGGGCCCTGGTCCTCTTCGCCGCCTTGGCCTTCGCCCAGGCCCCCAAGCCCCTAAGGGTGGGCGGCCTCACGGGGGAGGCCCTCTACCCTGGGGGGCGGGGGGTGGCCTACGGGCCCGCCCGCCTGGTGGCCCAGGGCCTGGGGCTTGCCCTTTGGCAGGGGGAAGGCCGCCTGGCCCTGGGCCTAGGGAGCCGGCAGAAGGTCTTCCCCATCCTGGACCAGGAGGCCCAGGCCGTCTCCCGCCTGGCCGCCTGGCGGCGGGGGGGCGAGGTCTACGTGCCCCTCCGCCCCCTGGCCGAGGCCCTCGGCCTCACCTACCGGGCCCAGGAGGGCATTCTCCTGGACCTGCCTTGGGCGGAGCTCCAGGGCGTGGACCAGGGCCATGGCCGCATGGTCTTCCGCTTTTCCCGAGAGGTGAACGCCCGCCTCCAGGAGGGCGGGGTCCTCTTCCTCCTCGCCAAGGGGGAGGGAGCGGGGCTAAGGCAGGAACCCTTAGGGCTCTTCCTGCCCCTTAGCGCTCCCCCCGACCGCCTCTACTACCCGGGGGGAGGCCAGGTGGCCCTGGAGTGGGGGCCCTTGCCCAGGGCCAAGCCCCTGGTCCTCCTGGACCCCGGGCACGGGGGCGAGGACCGGGGGGTAGACCTCGGGGGGCTCCCGGAAAAGGACCTCACCCTGGACCTGGCCCGCCGGGTGGCGGCCCGCCTCCCGGGAAGCCGCCTCACCCGGACCCGGGACCAAAGCCTGCCCCTCGAGGCCCGCATGGCCCAGGCGCAAGGGGCAGCGGTCTTCTTATCCCTGCACGCCATCCGGGGAAGCGCCCTCAACCTCTACCTGCCCAAGGAGCGCTCCCTAGCCCTGGCCCAAAACGCCGAAAGCCTCCTCGCCACCGCCCCCGCCGAGGAGCGGGCCCTCCTCAAAACCTACGCCGGGGATCCCAGGCGTCTTGCCGCCGCCCTGGAACGGTCCTTTTCCACCTTGGGCCTGGTCCTGGCGCGGGCGGAGGGGCCCTATGCCCTCACGGACCTGCCGGGGGCGGCGGTCCTCTTGGAAGTCGGCGTAGAGCGCCTCAAAAACCCGCAAGACCGGGAGGCCCTGGCCGAGGCCATCGCCCGGGGCATCCAAGCCTACCTGGAGGAATGA
- a CDS encoding AAA family ATPase — MSEAWRIDRLTLQGFKSFAERTTLDFPDPVTGIIGPNGSGKSNLVEALRFVTGARAHELRGQELAAFLFHGAEGRPPLGYAEVRLELSRGKERLVVERRLEGERTFLKVNGRPASAKALALALAGTGLGRGGYAIVGQGEIGALLEAPEEVLLAHLEEAAGLRPVAEAAKMAEERLKEASALLKEREEALGRLKAEASRLQGEAERAARARALDLEALRLRRSLLLARMEEAEAEMAKARARLEDLAKEEALLKEAQRALKERQEALRAEEETLRRRLEEVRLLLKEREGLQAEERELSRVLKALDRPPPEDPGPPIPAPPVEAKEVRARLARLKAEEAKLLAERRRLEEAWRRYEAEAARHEERLRQYQEALAERERLQAELAEKEAALARLEEAWEKRKSLEAQLEEAKAQLKAASRERERLSRLLEAGMDLHEGPKRVRGLRGILGVVADLVRPEPGLEVALEVALGPRLQWVLAQDEEAAKAAIALLKREGGRATFLPLTLLHPPPAPNPKPAPGLLGPAYRLASLRAPGLPAEAILLALLGDTLVFADLEAALAYRRAGGRERLVTREGEVLERLGALTGGRVKGGGETLLLRRRLEDLAEEETRLRERIHALEEALKPLPPAQAFAEAKAKVAALQARLKAPLPPAPKPPTPPEAAWDEGKLKALAEERQALEGLLAQAEAHARWRLLAEAHAAWQKAAEEAARVRERLAELKERLEATLPLLEEAKVLEAQLSKLRQERQALQEQEARTLTQANTLLAERESLRLLLARREATLEELSRELAPLPEAERIPGSPRALQARLAQVLKERESLGPVNALAERELAPLLEELALREREVAEAKEALLRLEAETQAVERAYAERLKESFLRFQEAFRTQALALLGAQAEVRREGRGLKLLLVPQGKRTQDLRLLSLGEKTLGALAFLFALGELQGGLPLAVLDEVDAALDEANLLRFARFLASGRQFILVTHQKRTMEACHALYGVTSDRGVSRVYAIRKEVAHDL; from the coding sequence ATGAGCGAAGCCTGGCGCATTGACCGCTTGACGCTTCAAGGGTTTAAGTCCTTCGCCGAGCGCACCACCCTGGACTTCCCCGACCCCGTCACGGGGATCATCGGCCCGAACGGCTCGGGCAAGAGCAACCTGGTGGAGGCCTTGCGCTTCGTCACCGGGGCCCGGGCCCACGAGCTAAGAGGCCAGGAGCTCGCCGCCTTCCTCTTCCACGGGGCGGAGGGCCGCCCCCCCTTGGGCTACGCCGAGGTACGGCTGGAGCTTTCCCGGGGGAAGGAGCGCCTGGTGGTGGAAAGGCGGCTTGAGGGGGAGCGCACCTTCCTCAAGGTGAACGGCCGCCCGGCCAGCGCCAAGGCCTTGGCCCTCGCCCTGGCGGGCACCGGCCTGGGCCGGGGGGGGTACGCCATCGTGGGCCAAGGGGAGATCGGGGCCCTGCTGGAAGCCCCCGAGGAGGTGCTCCTCGCCCACCTGGAGGAGGCCGCCGGGCTCAGGCCCGTGGCGGAGGCGGCCAAGATGGCGGAGGAGCGGCTTAAGGAGGCCTCTGCCCTTCTAAAAGAGCGGGAGGAGGCCTTGGGGCGCCTAAAGGCGGAGGCCAGCCGGCTCCAAGGGGAAGCGGAAAGGGCGGCCCGGGCCCGGGCCTTGGACCTGGAGGCGCTGAGGCTTCGGCGAAGCCTCCTCCTGGCCCGCATGGAGGAGGCGGAGGCGGAGATGGCCAAGGCCCGGGCCCGCCTCGAGGACCTGGCAAAGGAGGAAGCCCTCCTCAAGGAGGCGCAACGGGCCCTCAAGGAGCGCCAAGAAGCCCTCCGCGCCGAGGAGGAAACCCTGCGGCGCCGGCTAGAGGAGGTGCGCCTCCTCCTCAAGGAACGGGAGGGGCTTCAGGCGGAAGAGCGGGAGCTTTCCCGGGTCCTCAAGGCCCTGGACCGGCCGCCCCCGGAGGACCCTGGACCCCCCATCCCCGCCCCGCCGGTGGAGGCGAAGGAGGTCCGGGCCCGCCTCGCCCGGCTGAAGGCGGAGGAGGCCAAGCTCCTTGCGGAAAGGCGCCGCCTGGAGGAAGCTTGGCGCCGCTACGAGGCCGAAGCCGCCCGCCACGAGGAGCGCCTACGCCAGTACCAAGAAGCCCTGGCGGAACGGGAGCGCCTCCAGGCGGAGCTTGCCGAAAAGGAAGCGGCCCTGGCCAGGCTTGAGGAAGCTTGGGAAAAAAGGAAGTCCCTGGAAGCCCAGCTAGAAGAGGCCAAGGCCCAGCTCAAGGCCGCTTCCCGGGAGCGGGAACGCCTAAGCCGCCTTCTGGAGGCGGGGATGGACCTGCACGAGGGCCCCAAGCGGGTGCGGGGGCTAAGGGGGATCCTGGGGGTGGTGGCGGACCTGGTGCGGCCCGAGCCCGGGCTGGAAGTGGCCCTGGAGGTGGCCCTAGGCCCCAGGCTCCAGTGGGTCCTGGCCCAGGACGAGGAGGCGGCCAAGGCGGCCATCGCCCTCCTCAAGCGGGAAGGGGGGCGGGCCACCTTCCTGCCCCTCACCCTCCTCCACCCACCCCCCGCCCCCAACCCCAAGCCCGCCCCCGGGCTCCTCGGCCCCGCCTACCGCCTGGCCTCCTTGCGCGCCCCCGGGCTTCCCGCCGAGGCCATCCTCCTCGCCCTTTTGGGGGATACCCTGGTCTTCGCCGACCTGGAGGCCGCCCTGGCCTACCGCCGCGCCGGGGGCCGGGAGCGGCTCGTGACCCGGGAAGGCGAGGTGCTGGAGCGCCTCGGGGCCCTCACCGGGGGGCGGGTCAAGGGGGGCGGGGAAACCCTCCTCCTGCGCCGCCGCCTCGAGGACCTGGCCGAGGAGGAAACCCGGCTTCGGGAACGCATCCACGCCCTAGAGGAGGCCCTTAAGCCCCTCCCCCCCGCCCAGGCCTTCGCCGAGGCCAAGGCCAAGGTGGCGGCCCTCCAGGCCAGGCTCAAGGCCCCCCTTCCCCCAGCCCCCAAGCCCCCCACCCCGCCCGAGGCCGCCTGGGACGAGGGGAAGCTCAAGGCCTTGGCGGAGGAGCGGCAGGCCCTGGAGGGGCTCTTGGCCCAGGCGGAGGCCCACGCCCGCTGGCGCCTCCTGGCCGAGGCCCACGCCGCCTGGCAGAAAGCAGCGGAGGAAGCGGCCCGGGTAAGGGAACGCCTCGCCGAGCTCAAGGAGCGCCTCGAGGCCACCCTTCCCCTCCTGGAGGAGGCCAAGGTCCTGGAAGCCCAGCTATCCAAGCTCCGGCAGGAGCGCCAAGCCCTGCAGGAGCAGGAGGCCCGCACCCTCACCCAGGCCAACACCCTCCTGGCCGAACGGGAAAGCCTCCGCCTCCTCCTGGCAAGGCGGGAAGCCACCTTGGAGGAGCTATCCCGGGAACTCGCCCCCCTACCCGAGGCGGAGAGGATACCGGGCTCCCCAAGAGCGCTCCAAGCCCGTCTAGCCCAGGTCCTCAAGGAGCGGGAAAGCCTGGGCCCCGTGAACGCCCTGGCCGAAAGGGAGCTAGCGCCCCTCCTGGAGGAACTCGCCCTGCGGGAGCGGGAGGTGGCGGAGGCCAAGGAAGCCCTTTTGCGCCTGGAGGCGGAAACCCAAGCCGTGGAAAGGGCCTACGCCGAGCGCCTCAAGGAAAGCTTCCTCCGCTTCCAGGAGGCTTTCCGCACCCAGGCCCTGGCCCTCCTGGGGGCCCAGGCGGAGGTGAGGCGGGAGGGCCGGGGGCTAAAGCTCCTCCTGGTGCCCCAGGGCAAGCGCACCCAGGACCTCCGCCTCCTTTCCCTGGGGGAGAAAACCCTCGGCGCCTTGGCCTTCCTCTTCGCCCTGGGGGAGCTCCAAGGGGGGCTTCCCCTGGCGGTGTTGGACGAGGTGGACGCCGCCCTGGACGAGGCCAACCTCCTCCGCTTCGCCCGGTTTTTGGCCTCGGGGCGCCAGTTCATCCTCGTCACCCACCAAAAGCGCACCATGGAAGCCTGCCACGCCCTCTACGGCGTCACCTCGGACAGGGGCGTGAGCCGGGTGTACGCCATCCGCAAGGAGGTGGCCCATGACCTTTGA
- a CDS encoding GerMN domain-containing protein: MRGLFTFWNVLGLLIFALGAFVYWKSAGKEATGALPLPSEGEAKANALVLVLHRPDPPRGFLKETETLTLAPGESPEGRALAAWAEATQSPRPRALFRTGKTLVVDLPANFAQGLDATGEAFRLYSLAYTLLATFPEAEEVRFLVEGKPTPGLAHLDLQKPIRLP; the protein is encoded by the coding sequence GTGCGCGGGTTATTTACCTTTTGGAACGTGCTCGGCCTCCTCATCTTCGCCCTGGGGGCCTTCGTCTACTGGAAAAGCGCCGGGAAAGAGGCCACGGGGGCCTTGCCCCTGCCCTCGGAAGGCGAGGCCAAGGCGAACGCCCTCGTCCTGGTCCTCCACCGCCCCGACCCACCCCGGGGCTTCCTGAAGGAAACGGAAACCCTCACCCTCGCCCCCGGGGAAAGCCCCGAGGGCCGGGCCCTCGCCGCCTGGGCCGAGGCCACCCAGTCCCCCAGGCCCAGGGCCCTCTTCCGCACGGGCAAAACGTTGGTGGTGGACCTGCCCGCCAACTTCGCCCAAGGGCTGGACGCCACCGGGGAGGCCTTCCGGCTCTATAGCCTGGCCTACACCCTCCTCGCCACCTTTCCCGAGGCGGAGGAGGTGCGCTTTCTGGTGGAGGGGAAGCCCACCCCCGGCCTGGCCCACCTGGACCTGCAAAAACCCATCCGCCTGCCATGA
- the smpB gene encoding SsrA-binding protein SmpB, which produces MAPVLENRRARHDYEILETYEAGLVLKGTEVKSLRAGKVDFTGSFAKFEDGELYLENLYIAPYEKGSYTNVDPRRKRKLLLHRHELNRLRGKVEQKGLTLVPLKIYFNERGYAKVLLGLARGKKAYQKKEDDKKKAVRRALEEL; this is translated from the coding sequence ATAGCCCCTGTGCTGGAGAACCGCCGGGCGCGGCACGACTACGAGATCCTGGAGACCTACGAGGCGGGCCTGGTCCTCAAGGGGACGGAGGTGAAGTCCCTGAGGGCGGGGAAGGTGGACTTCACCGGGAGCTTCGCCAAGTTTGAGGATGGGGAGCTTTATTTGGAAAATCTCTACATAGCCCCGTACGAAAAGGGCTCCTACACCAACGTGGACCCCCGCCGCAAGCGCAAGCTCCTCCTCCACCGCCACGAGCTCAACCGCCTGCGGGGCAAGGTGGAGCAGAAGGGGCTCACCCTGGTCCCCCTCAAGATCTACTTCAACGAGCGGGGCTACGCCAAGGTCCTCCTGGGCCTCGCCCGGGGCAAGAAGGCCTACCAGAAGAAGGAAGACGATAAGAAGAAGGCGGTGCGCCGCGCCCTGGAGGAGCTATGA